In Mycetocola spongiae, the genomic stretch GGAACGACGACGGCGCGGCCGGTGATCTTTCCATCGTGCAGGCGCGCATAGGCCTCGGGCGCATCGGCGATATCAAATCGCTCCACGCTCACGCTGACCTGGCCGGAGCGGGCCAGCGCCAGCACCTCCATCAGCTCGCTGCGGCTGCCCCAATAGGGTGCACGCACGCTCACGCCATAGGGCGTGGAACCAAAACCGGTGGGCAGGGTGCCACCACCGATACCCACGGCCTCGATTGCGCCGTCCACGCGCACGGAGGCGCGGGCAATCTCCAGGGTGGGCTTGGCACCCACAAAATCGAAGACCACATCGGCGCCGATACCGTTGGTGAGTTCGCGGATCTTGGCCGGGGCCTCGGAGTTCGAGAGCAGGGCCTGCTGGGCACCCACGGTGCGGGCGTGCTCAAGCTTATCCTCGGCCACATCCAGCGCGATCACGGTCGCGGAGGTCAGGGCGCGCAGCAGCTGAATGGCCACGTGGCCCAGCCCGCCGGTACCAATCACCACGGCGGTGGAACCCGCGGGGAGCTTATCGATCACGTTTTTCACCGCGTGATACGGGGTCAGCCCGGCATCGGTCAGCGAGACAAACTCCACGGGGTCCAGGCCCAGCAGCGGGACAAGGTGGCGGGGGTTATCGATGATGACATATTCGGCCATTCCGCCGGGCGAGCCGAGTCCGGGCGGGTGGATGCCGAGGCGTCCGGCATTCGGGCAATAGTTTTCGCGGCCCCGGGCACACTCGCTACACGCGCCACAGCCCCAGGGGCCGTAAACGGCCACGTCATCGCCCACGGCAAATTCGCTCACGCCATCGCCGAGTTTATCCACGATGCCCGCAACCTCGTGGCCGAGGGTGAGCGGCAGGGGGAAGGTGACGTGTTCGGCGGGGAGTCCCATCACAAACCAGTCCGAGTGGCACAGTCCCGCGGCGGTGACCCTAAGCCGCACCTGGCCGGGGCCGGGCTCGGGCTTCTCGATCTCGCGTACCTCGGGCGCCTGGCCTACCGTGACGTATTGAACGGCCTTCATCATCTGCTGTCTCCATTCTGAGGAACGAACATTGTCTCTCCCCTCCCACGGTACGCCTGCACCTGCGCAAAGGCTACGCGCTGGCGCACTCTGTTCCGTGTTCCGCCGATTCTTTTCTCGCAAGGAGCGGGCGGCCCCTGCCAAAAGGATTGACCCTCCCGAGGTTTGCGCCCCTCGGTCCCGAGGCCGATCCCGCGCCCGCCGCGGAAGGCCGCCCGGGGAAGCCCTCCCCCGCCGCGAATCCGCGGCTCTCCGCGGAGGCGGCGCTGCCCCAGATCATCCGCGTCCCGAACCGGATCGGTCGGATCCCCCCGGAGGTCCCGGGCCCGGGCACGCGGGCGCTCGCCGAGTGGGCCGCCACCCTTCCCGGCCCCGCGCCGGAGGAAGCATAAGCGCGCCGAGGCTCAGCGTGCGCGCGGATGCGCCTCGCTATAGATCTCCCGCAGCGATTCCGCCGTGACCCGCGTATAAATCTGGGTGGTGGCCACCGAGGAGTGGCCCAGCAGCTCCTGCACCACACGCACATCGGCCCCACCCTGCATCAGATGGGTAGCGAAGGAGTGCCGCAGGGTATGCGGCGAGACCTCCTCGCCGAGGCCCGCCCGCTCGGCCGCGCGGCGAATGATCAACCACGCGTTCTGCCGGGATACCCGCGCGCCGCGCGCACCCAAAAACAGGGCGGGTGTGGCCGCCCCCCGTCCAGAAAACAGCGGCCGTGCGCGCACCAGATAGGCATCCAGCGCGCGCCGGGCATAGGAGCCCACGGGCACAATACGCTCCCGGTTTCCCTTACCCAGCAGGCGCACGATATCGCCGTCCACCACGTCATCCACGTTCAGGTCCACGGCCTCGCTCACGCGGGCACCGGTGGCATAAAGCAGTTCCAGGAGTGCCCGGTCGCGCAGCGATTGCGGGTCATCCCCGGAACAGGCCTCCAGGAGCGCCTCAACCTGGTCGATGCGCAGCGCCTTGGGTAGCCGCGAGGGCAGCTTGGGCGGCCGGATCTCGCGGGCCACATCGCGCTCGACCCCGCCCTCCTCCAGGAGGAACCGATGCCAGCCGCGCACCGAGGACAGCAGGCGCGCCGAGCTGGCCGCCGAAAGTGGCCTCTCCCGGGTGGCGGCGGCATCGCGGCCAAATTCCGTGATCATGCCGGTGGCCACCTCGGTCACCTCGCGCACGTCATGCTCCACCAGCCAGTCCAGATAGCGGTTCAGATCACGTTTATAGGCCGCGAGGGTATTAGTGGACAGCCCGCGCTCAATCGCTAGATGGCGCAGATAGCGGTCCAGCTGGCGGGCCATGCCCTCGGCCGCGCGATGCCGCTCGCTCCCGGCGGCCATCCCCTCGCTGCTCACGGCAGGCTAGGACCCGGCGTGGTATCCGGGGTGCGTGGTCCACGGCTCCCGCGGATCGCCGAGCGTGGCCCAGCCGGCGCGGCGCGCGGCATCGGCCGCGAGCACACCGGCCACCAGCACACCGTTACGAATGCGGCGCTCCAGCACCGCGGTCACGGCATCGTCGAGGTCGATCCACATTTTTTCGATATCGGCCTCCTCGTCCTCGCGGGCGAATGCGGGAAGCTCGCGCAGCCCCCGCGCCAGATAGATGCGGATGGCCTCGCTGCTGCCGCCGGGGCTCGTAAAAATCTCGCTCAGCAGATGCCAGGTGCTGGCCTCAAGATCGGCCTCCTCGGCGAGCTCGCGGCGCGCGCCCACCACGGGGTCCTCGCCCGCGATATCCAGCAGCCCGGCCGGGATCTCCCAGTCGAGCATACGCACCGGATGCCGATACTGCCGGATGAGCAGCACACGCTCCCGCTCATCCAGCACCAGCACCGCGACGGCGCCGGTATGGTCCATATATTCGCGATGAATAATCGAGCCGTTATAGTCGATCGCATCGCGGCGAATGTCCCAGACCGCACCCTCAAATACCCGCTCGCTTTGGGTCACGGGCGGGGTTGAGGGTACGTCCCGGGGCAGTTCGCTCATTATTCGGCCGTGGCGCTCTCGGTGCCGTTGGTGAACAGCTTCGCGGCGTTATGACGCTCGAGGGCGGCGGCGATCAGGCCACGGAACAGCGGGTGGGCGCGGTTCGGGCGCGAACGCAGCTCGGGGTGGGCCTGGGTGGCGATGTAATAGGGGTGCTCCTCGCGGGGCAGCTCCACAAATTCCACCAGTTCGCCATCGGGGCTGGTGCCGGAGAAGACCAGGCCGGCCTCGGCGATCTGCTCGCGATAGCGGTTATTTACCTCGTAGCGGTGGCGGTGACGCTCGGTGATCTCGGTGGAACCGTAGACCTCCGCCGCGAGCGAACCCTCGGCCAGCGTGGCCGCATATTCGCCCAGGCGCATCGTGCCACCCAGGTCGCCGCCCGCGATGATGTCTACCTGCTCGGCCATCGTGGCGATCACGGGGAACGCCGTGTTCTCGTCAAATTCGGTCGAGCTGGCACCGGCCAGGCCCGCCTTATTCCGGGCAAACTCGATCACCATGGTCTGCAGGCCGAGGCACAGGCCCAGCGTGGGGATCTTATTTTCGCGCGCAAATTTCAGGGCGCCCAGCTTGCCCTCGATGCCGCGGATGCCAAAGCCTCCGGGGACACAGATGCCGTCGAGGTGCTCCAGGGCCTTGGCCGCACCCTCGGGGGTTTCGCAGTCATCCGAGGGGATCCAGTGCAGCTGAACCTTGGCCTGATTGGCGAAGCCACCGGCGCGCAGCGCCTCGGTCACGGACAGATAGGCATCGGGCAGGTCGATGTACTTGCCCACCAGGCCGATGTTGAGGTGGTGCTTGGGCTCGTGTACCGATTCCAGGAGCGAGTCCCAGCCGGATTCTCCCGACCAGTCCACCTCGCCCGCGGTCAGGCCCAGCTGGTCGATGATATAGCTGTCGAGGCCCTGGTTATTGAGCATCGTGGGGATATCGTAGATGGACGGCACGTCAACGGTGTTGATCACGCCCTCCTCCTCCACATCACACATCAGCGCAATCTTGCGCTTATTGGCCTCGGTCACGGGCCGATCCGAGCGCAGCACGAGGGCATCGGGCTGGATACCGATCGAGCGCAGCGTGGCCACGGAGTGCTGGGTGGGCTTGGTCTTCTGCTCACCCGAGGCGGCCATAAACGGCACCAGCGAGACGTGCACAAAAAAGACGTTGCGGCGGCCGAGTTCGTGGCGCAGCTGACGCGCGGCCTCGATAAACGGCTGAGACTCGATATCGCCCACGGTGCCGCCCACCTCGGTGATGATCACATCGGGGCGCGGGATCTCCGTGGACTGCAGGCGCATGCGGCGCTTGATCTCATCGGTGATATGCGGGATGACCTGCACGGTATCGCCGAGGTACTCGCCGCGACGCTCCTTGGCGATCACGGTGGAGTAGATCTGGCCGGTCGTGACGTTGGCGGCCTGCGACAGGTTGATGTCGAGGAAGCGCTCGTAGTGGCCGATGTCGAGGTCGGTCTCGGCGCCGTCATCGGTCACAAAGACCTCGCCGTGCTGGAACGGGTTCATCGTTCCGGGATCGACGTTCAGGTAGGGGTCAAGCTTCTGCATGACCACGTGGAGACCGCGTGCGGTCAAAAGGTTACCGAGGCTCGCGGCTGTGAGCCCCTTGCCCAATGAAGAAACGACACCACCGGTCACAAAAATGTGCTTGGTTGTGTCGTTATTCTGCTGGTTCTGTGCTCTGTGCGAGGCCGCGTTCATATTGTTCACCACGGGCTTTGATCCTATCAGCATTATTCGGAGGAGGCGAGCTGTAAAAGTTCCCCGGCATGGGCCAGGGCGTTATCGGAGTCGGCGA encodes the following:
- a CDS encoding NAD(P)-dependent alcohol dehydrogenase, coding for MKAVQYVTVGQAPEVREIEKPEPGPGQVRLRVTAAGLCHSDWFVMGLPAEHVTFPLPLTLGHEVAGIVDKLGDGVSEFAVGDDVAVYGPWGCGACSECARGRENYCPNAGRLGIHPPGLGSPGGMAEYVIIDNPRHLVPLLGLDPVEFVSLTDAGLTPYHAVKNVIDKLPAGSTAVVIGTGGLGHVAIQLLRALTSATVIALDVAEDKLEHARTVGAQQALLSNSEAPAKIRELTNGIGADVVFDFVGAKPTLEIARASVRVDGAIEAVGIGGGTLPTGFGSTPYGVSVRAPYWGSRSELMEVLALARSGQVSVSVERFDIADAPEAYARLHDGKITGRAVVVP
- the xerD gene encoding site-specific tyrosine recombinase XerD, producing MAAGSERHRAAEGMARQLDRYLRHLAIERGLSTNTLAAYKRDLNRYLDWLVEHDVREVTEVATGMITEFGRDAAATRERPLSAASSARLLSSVRGWHRFLLEEGGVERDVAREIRPPKLPSRLPKALRIDQVEALLEACSGDDPQSLRDRALLELLYATGARVSEAVDLNVDDVVDGDIVRLLGKGNRERIVPVGSYARRALDAYLVRARPLFSGRGAATPALFLGARGARVSRQNAWLIIRRAAERAGLGEEVSPHTLRHSFATHLMQGGADVRVVQELLGHSSVATTQIYTRVTAESLREIYSEAHPRAR
- a CDS encoding NUDIX domain-containing protein; the encoded protein is MSELPRDVPSTPPVTQSERVFEGAVWDIRRDAIDYNGSIIHREYMDHTGAVAVLVLDERERVLLIRQYRHPVRMLDWEIPAGLLDIAGEDPVVGARRELAEEADLEASTWHLLSEIFTSPGGSSEAIRIYLARGLRELPAFAREDEEADIEKMWIDLDDAVTAVLERRIRNGVLVAGVLAADAARRAGWATLGDPREPWTTHPGYHAGS
- a CDS encoding CTP synthase; amino-acid sequence: MNAASHRAQNQQNNDTTKHIFVTGGVVSSLGKGLTAASLGNLLTARGLHVVMQKLDPYLNVDPGTMNPFQHGEVFVTDDGAETDLDIGHYERFLDINLSQAANVTTGQIYSTVIAKERRGEYLGDTVQVIPHITDEIKRRMRLQSTEIPRPDVIITEVGGTVGDIESQPFIEAARQLRHELGRRNVFFVHVSLVPFMAASGEQKTKPTQHSVATLRSIGIQPDALVLRSDRPVTEANKRKIALMCDVEEEGVINTVDVPSIYDIPTMLNNQGLDSYIIDQLGLTAGEVDWSGESGWDSLLESVHEPKHHLNIGLVGKYIDLPDAYLSVTEALRAGGFANQAKVQLHWIPSDDCETPEGAAKALEHLDGICVPGGFGIRGIEGKLGALKFARENKIPTLGLCLGLQTMVIEFARNKAGLAGASSTEFDENTAFPVIATMAEQVDIIAGGDLGGTMRLGEYAATLAEGSLAAEVYGSTEITERHRHRYEVNNRYREQIAEAGLVFSGTSPDGELVEFVELPREEHPYYIATQAHPELRSRPNRAHPLFRGLIAAALERHNAAKLFTNGTESATAE